One genomic region from Bacillota bacterium encodes:
- a CDS encoding spore coat protein yields the protein MNKVLENLTGVDKLTDQVIASDMLIFAKTGVTTYAKAITEAATPAVRNVLKKQLDEAISYQEQLSSYMMKKGWYNAYDMNAQINADLTQSQYVMEQIKK from the coding sequence ATGAACAAAGTACTTGAAAATTTAACCGGCGTAGATAAACTGACCGATCAGGTAATTGCATCGGATATGCTGATATTTGCTAAAACAGGAGTAACGACATATGCAAAAGCTATTACAGAAGCCGCAACTCCTGCTGTCAGAAATGTTTTAAAGAAACAGCTTGATGAAGCAATCTCTTATCAGGAGCAGCTAAGTTCATATATGATGAAAAAGGGCTGGTATAATGCTTACGATATGAATGCTCAGATAAATGCTGATTTGACCCAGTCACAATATGTGATGGAGCAGATCAAAAAATAA
- a CDS encoding DUF3787 domain-containing protein, whose product MRNIFRKSKKPIENQKTAAWSNIEESKPVSNVAEPNNIQAVNAKEYVDENEK is encoded by the coding sequence ATGAGAAATATTTTTAGAAAATCAAAAAAACCGATAGAGAATCAAAAGACTGCCGCATGGTCAAATATTGAGGAAAGCAAACCAGTTTCTAACGTTGCGGAACCAAACAACATACAGGCAGTAAACGCAAAAGAATATGTCGACGAAAACGAAAAATAA
- the nifJ gene encoding pyruvate:ferredoxin (flavodoxin) oxidoreductase, whose product MSKKVTVDGNQAAAEAAYAFTEVAAIYPITPSSPMAEITDEWSAKGKTNLFGQRVRVVEMQSEAGAAGAMHGSLEAGALTTTYTASQGLLLMIPNIYKMVGELLPGVLHVSARALATHALSIFGDHQDVMACRQTGAPMLASSSVQEVMDLACVAHLSAITSKLPFIHFFDGFRTSHEYHNIEQIEYSDLAKIIDKEAIKEFRNRALNPAHPLVKGTAQNPDIYFQGREAQNKYFDKVPKIVSDYMSKIGKITGRKYKPFDFYGDINAEYVIVAMGSVCDTIKESVDFLTKKGEKTGLLQVRLYRPFSSEYFFKVLPPSVKKIAVLDRTKEPGAPGEPLYLDVCNIYNGAQNPPVIIGGRYGLGSKDTTPNQILAVFNNLMDEKPKNGFTIGIVDDVTNTSLPDDDSYKSPDNGTVRCKFWGLGSDGTVGANKLACKIIGEHTDLNVQAYFSYDSKKSGGTTISHLRFGKSPIRSPYLVHDADYIACHNKSFLNHYDLLQGLRPGGTFVLNCDFPVDALDFKIPADLKKYIAKNNIEFYIIDAEKIASEIGLGNRINMIMQSAFFKLAKIIPLDDAVRFLKDSVQKQYGRKGQNIVDMNNKAIDQGIDALVKIDVPKDWKNAKEKPEEPKDEPDFVKIIQTVMARNEGDSLPVSAFNGMEDGAFPLGTTAYEKRGIAPTIPEWQIDKCIQCGRCSYICPHATIRPFLLNEDELDRAPETFKTKNASGKGLEFYGFRIQVSPYDCTGCGNCADICPAKDKALIMKPAIQEMKNEYKNWEFAMTLSEKPSLMEKDTVKGSQFRRPLLEFNGACPGCGETPYIKLLTQLFGERMMIANATGCSSIWGASAPSIAYTTNANGRGPAWANSLFEDNAEYGYGMYIGVKQIRERLGELIRQAVEQDNIDESIKNLFDGWLINSNDGDESAHYAREISYALEKMDLSENPILSEIYEKRDYLEKRSVWMVGGDGWAYDIGYGGVDQVLSTGDDVNIFVMDTEVYSNTGGQASKSTPAGAVAKFAFNGKLARKKDLGMMAMTYGNVYVAQIAMGANMNQTIKAIIDAESYNGPSLIIAYSPCISHGIKTGMASSMHEEKKAVDAGYWHLYRFDPRFKDKPFHLDSKDPIMPYRDFLNGEIRYAQLINTFPDKADMLFNISEEQAKERYQTYKRLSNDK is encoded by the coding sequence TTGTCTAAAAAAGTTACCGTAGATGGAAATCAGGCGGCAGCTGAGGCCGCTTATGCTTTTACTGAGGTTGCCGCAATTTATCCGATAACGCCATCATCGCCGATGGCGGAAATAACAGACGAGTGGTCAGCAAAAGGTAAAACAAATTTGTTCGGGCAGAGGGTAAGGGTTGTTGAAATGCAATCAGAAGCCGGAGCTGCTGGTGCAATGCATGGGTCGCTTGAAGCTGGGGCACTTACAACGACGTATACTGCTTCACAGGGACTGCTTCTTATGATACCGAATATTTATAAAATGGTTGGCGAACTTTTGCCGGGAGTGCTTCATGTATCGGCAAGAGCTTTAGCAACGCATGCATTATCTATTTTCGGGGATCATCAAGACGTAATGGCTTGCAGGCAAACGGGGGCGCCTATGCTTGCGTCGTCAAGTGTTCAGGAGGTCATGGATCTCGCGTGTGTAGCTCACCTTTCAGCAATTACTTCAAAGCTTCCTTTTATACATTTTTTCGATGGATTCAGGACGTCGCATGAATACCACAATATAGAGCAGATAGAATATAGCGATCTTGCTAAAATAATTGACAAAGAAGCAATAAAAGAATTCAGAAACAGGGCTTTAAATCCGGCGCACCCGTTAGTTAAAGGTACCGCGCAGAACCCTGATATATATTTTCAGGGGAGAGAGGCTCAGAACAAGTATTTTGATAAAGTGCCAAAGATAGTTTCCGACTATATGTCTAAGATAGGAAAAATCACAGGCAGGAAGTATAAGCCGTTCGATTTTTACGGAGATATAAATGCAGAGTATGTGATCGTTGCAATGGGTTCGGTATGCGACACAATAAAGGAAAGTGTAGATTTTTTAACGAAAAAGGGTGAAAAAACAGGACTTCTTCAAGTAAGGCTTTACAGACCATTTTCTTCTGAATATTTCTTTAAAGTTTTACCTCCGTCAGTTAAAAAGATAGCTGTGCTGGACAGAACTAAAGAACCAGGAGCGCCCGGTGAACCGTTGTATCTTGACGTATGCAATATTTATAACGGTGCCCAAAATCCGCCTGTAATAATCGGGGGCAGGTATGGGCTCGGATCTAAGGATACGACACCAAATCAGATTTTAGCCGTATTCAATAATTTGATGGACGAAAAGCCTAAAAACGGTTTTACCATTGGAATTGTGGATGATGTGACAAACACATCGCTTCCGGATGACGACTCTTATAAGTCGCCTGATAACGGAACTGTCAGGTGCAAATTCTGGGGGCTCGGATCTGATGGAACTGTAGGAGCGAATAAGCTTGCCTGTAAAATAATCGGTGAGCATACCGATCTAAATGTGCAGGCATATTTCTCATATGATAGCAAGAAATCCGGCGGAACGACGATTTCACATTTGAGATTTGGAAAAAGCCCGATAAGATCCCCTTATCTTGTTCATGATGCTGACTACATCGCATGTCATAATAAGTCCTTTTTAAATCACTATGATTTATTACAGGGACTTAGACCGGGCGGCACATTTGTTTTAAACTGTGATTTTCCAGTCGATGCTTTAGATTTTAAAATACCGGCTGACCTTAAAAAGTATATTGCAAAAAACAATATAGAGTTTTATATAATTGATGCGGAAAAGATAGCCTCTGAAATTGGGCTTGGCAATAGAATCAATATGATCATGCAGTCGGCATTTTTTAAGCTTGCCAAAATCATACCGCTTGATGATGCCGTTAGATTTCTTAAAGATTCTGTTCAAAAGCAGTATGGTCGCAAAGGTCAGAATATAGTCGATATGAACAATAAGGCAATCGATCAGGGTATCGATGCTTTAGTTAAAATAGACGTTCCGAAGGACTGGAAAAATGCAAAAGAAAAGCCGGAGGAACCAAAGGATGAGCCGGACTTTGTAAAAATAATACAGACGGTTATGGCAAGAAACGAAGGCGACAGTCTGCCTGTTAGTGCGTTTAATGGAATGGAAGACGGCGCATTTCCTCTGGGCACCACCGCTTATGAGAAAAGAGGGATTGCACCAACAATCCCCGAATGGCAGATTGACAAGTGTATTCAGTGCGGAAGATGCTCTTATATTTGTCCGCATGCCACTATACGTCCATTTTTGCTTAATGAGGATGAACTGGACAGAGCGCCCGAAACTTTCAAAACTAAAAACGCGTCAGGAAAGGGGCTTGAGTTTTACGGATTCAGAATCCAAGTCAGCCCATATGACTGCACAGGCTGTGGAAACTGTGCTGACATTTGTCCGGCAAAAGACAAGGCTCTTATCATGAAACCAGCTATTCAGGAAATGAAAAATGAATATAAAAACTGGGAATTTGCAATGACTCTATCAGAAAAACCGAGTTTGATGGAAAAAGACACAGTAAAGGGAAGCCAATTCCGCCGTCCGCTTTTGGAGTTTAACGGAGCCTGTCCGGGCTGCGGTGAAACGCCATATATTAAGCTTCTTACCCAGCTTTTCGGTGAACGTATGATGATTGCGAATGCCACGGGTTGTTCATCGATATGGGGCGCTAGCGCACCTTCTATCGCATACACTACCAATGCAAACGGAAGAGGACCCGCATGGGCAAATTCGCTGTTTGAGGATAATGCTGAATATGGTTACGGCATGTATATCGGAGTAAAACAGATAAGAGAAAGACTTGGAGAACTTATAAGGCAGGCAGTTGAACAGGATAATATAGACGAGAGTATCAAGAATCTTTTTGACGGCTGGCTTATAAACAGTAATGACGGTGACGAGTCCGCGCATTATGCAAGGGAAATCAGCTATGCTTTAGAAAAAATGGATTTATCTGAAAACCCGATACTTTCGGAAATTTATGAGAAAAGAGATTATCTCGAAAAGAGATCGGTATGGATGGTCGGAGGCGACGGCTGGGCATATGATATCGGTTATGGAGGCGTTGACCAAGTCTTATCAACAGGCGACGACGTAAATATATTTGTCATGGATACTGAGGTCTATTCAAATACAGGAGGTCAGGCGTCAAAATCTACGCCTGCAGGAGCTGTTGCTAAATTTGCCTTCAATGGTAAACTTGCGAGGAAAAAAGATTTGGGTATGATGGCAATGACCTACGGAAATGTATATGTAGCTCAGATTGCAATGGGAGCAAATATGAATCAAACAATAAAAGCGATAATTGATGCTGAGAGCTATAACGGGCCGTCACTTATTATTGCTTATTCACCGTGCATCAGCCATGGTATCAAGACGGGAATGGCGTCAAGCATGCATGAAGAGAAAAAAGCTGTGGATGCCGGCTATTGGCATTTATACCGCTTTGACCCGCGCTTTAAAGACAAACCGTTCCACCTTGATTCTAAAGATCCCATAATGCCGTATAGAGACTTTTTAAACGGCGAAATCCGCTATGCTCAGTTAATTAACACATTCCCTGATAAGGCAGATATGCTTTTCAATATCTCAGAAGAGCAGGCTAAAGAGCGTTATCAGACTTATAAGAGACTTTCAAATGATAAGTAA
- a CDS encoding MATE family efflux transporter: MIETEQPSLFKGFLDKHLSGESIEYQKIFSIFLPILVDQAFIFGLNILNTAMISSSGVAAISAVSMVDSLNIFLVSIFVALSTGGTVVVAQYKGTENNKMVSKAAAGSISSVFILAFTLSVVAIVFHGSVLTMLFGRAEADVFSNARIYLIGCSLSYCGIATEEAVCGALRGVGETKSSLILSLYMNFAYMLLNVLFINTFHMGVLGMVISLNIARYTGGILALLYISLLKTQVNFHIQDALHFNWTMLKRIYYVGIPFAAEQLFFNGGKILTQTFVVRLGTYALAANAISGSISSLYQITGNSFSLTLITVVGQCMGRRNIRDSKKFTHSFIFLSSASFVLTAAIIFSLFKPLVSLYNPPEQIVHTIFIIVLILSIFQITIWSFSFITPSALRAAGDSRFTSIASMLSMWFVRVVLGYILGIMTPLGIIGIWLAMNLEWCVRAVIFNLRLHGDKWYKHHVID; encoded by the coding sequence ATGATAGAAACTGAACAGCCCTCTCTATTTAAGGGCTTTCTTGATAAGCACCTTTCAGGTGAATCCATTGAATACCAAAAAATATTTTCCATCTTTCTTCCCATTTTGGTCGATCAGGCATTTATATTCGGGCTGAACATTTTAAACACTGCAATGATAAGTTCTTCCGGAGTTGCCGCAATCAGTGCGGTAAGTATGGTCGATTCCCTTAATATTTTTCTTGTAAGTATTTTTGTTGCACTCTCAACGGGCGGAACCGTTGTAGTCGCTCAGTATAAGGGAACTGAGAATAACAAAATGGTCTCGAAAGCCGCTGCCGGAAGTATATCATCAGTATTTATACTTGCGTTTACTTTATCAGTAGTTGCAATTGTATTTCATGGTTCTGTATTGACTATGCTTTTTGGGCGTGCGGAAGCAGATGTATTCAGCAATGCAAGGATTTACTTAATCGGATGCAGCCTTTCTTATTGCGGAATCGCAACTGAAGAAGCAGTATGCGGAGCGCTTAGAGGAGTTGGAGAAACAAAATCCTCACTTATCCTATCCTTGTATATGAATTTTGCTTATATGCTGCTTAATGTCTTATTTATAAATACGTTTCATATGGGCGTTCTTGGAATGGTGATATCTCTTAATATTGCAAGATATACAGGAGGAATATTAGCGCTTTTATATATTTCGCTTTTAAAAACTCAGGTTAACTTTCATATACAAGATGCTCTGCATTTCAACTGGACCATGCTTAAAAGAATTTATTATGTGGGTATTCCTTTTGCAGCGGAACAATTATTTTTCAACGGCGGTAAAATTCTAACTCAGACTTTTGTTGTAAGGCTAGGTACATATGCACTCGCTGCCAATGCTATAAGTGGATCGATCTCCAGCCTATACCAAATCACCGGAAATTCTTTCTCACTTACTTTAATCACGGTTGTCGGACAATGCATGGGACGTCGTAATATCCGTGATTCCAAAAAATTTACACATTCATTTATATTTTTATCTTCTGCATCATTTGTTTTAACGGCAGCGATCATATTCAGTCTTTTTAAACCTCTAGTTTCGCTTTACAACCCTCCAGAGCAGATCGTTCATACGATTTTTATTATCGTATTAATCCTTTCGATTTTTCAAATCACAATATGGTCCTTCAGTTTTATCACCCCTTCAGCGTTGCGAGCCGCAGGAGATTCAAGATTTACGTCAATTGCATCAATGCTTTCTATGTGGTTTGTTCGTGTTGTGCTTGGATATATACTTGGAATTATGACGCCGCTTGGTATCATAGGTATATGGCTTGCCATGAACTTAGAATGGTGCGTCCGTGCAGTAATTTTTAATTTGCGTTTGCATGGCGATAAGTGGTACAAACATCATGTTATTGATTAA
- a CDS encoding spore germination protein GerW family protein, with protein sequence MDQFNLADNVNTLFQSLENFTQKEGVIGKPVSQSDKTFLPVVSVTVGYGGGNASMKGQSNTSSTTSYTSGTTGSTGNGSGALGLGAKLNTEAIILIDKDNVSVLPMSGAGAGATQIIDKLPQIVSGLQNKGQQGSTSSTSSASM encoded by the coding sequence ATGGATCAGTTCAATTTAGCCGATAATGTTAACACCCTATTCCAAAGCCTTGAAAACTTCACGCAAAAAGAGGGAGTAATAGGTAAACCCGTATCACAGAGTGATAAAACATTTCTTCCTGTAGTATCTGTGACAGTTGGCTATGGTGGTGGAAATGCTTCTATGAAAGGTCAGTCAAACACATCTTCTACAACTTCCTACACTTCAGGAACCACTGGATCTACAGGAAACGGTTCAGGTGCGCTTGGTCTTGGCGCTAAATTAAACACAGAGGCTATTATCCTAATAGATAAAGATAATGTATCAGTTTTGCCGATGTCAGGAGCAGGTGCCGGAGCTACTCAAATAATTGATAAACTCCCACAGATAGTATCAGGTTTGCAGAACAAGGGTCAGCAGGGTTCAACATCTTCAACATCTTCCGCATCAATGTAG
- the cphA gene encoding cyanophycin synthetase: MATEQIEICDFTIYNTRNIYSHRPVMKMVVDIGKYHDIPTNKIPGFNERLLEIMPGLKTNFCGLGYEGGFLDRLNEGTYIAHVLEHMVLEMQYMVGYDVHYGKTRVIEEPSLYYLVYEFQNEVCGIECGKACVYILNCLLTNEKIDIEDFLYYLRKVSQDAELGPSTSAIVDEAKNRGIPVTRIGNESLVRLGYGRHSRIVESTLTDATSCISADISCNKQLTKFILSENQIPVPIGKVVYSEISALDAASKIGMPVVVKPFDGNQGKGVHLNLKNKDEIKAAFREASKFSKGIIVEKYVKGKDFRILVVGDKVCAAAERIPAGVIGDGKHTVAELVELVNDDPSRGEQHEKPLTKIKLDNVSVNVLKKNGLTVDSVPENAQFVALRENGNLSTGGIAIDCTDIIHPDNADIAVRAANAIGIDIAGIDIVTDDISKSIFETGGVVVEVNTAPGIRMHLYPSKGKPRNVAKEIINLLFPDENTTRFPIVSVTGTNGKTTVSRLIQHVLSIAGLSVGLTSTSGTYINRKCICKGDNSGPRSARSLLANKNIDAAVLETARGGLVREGLGYDLADVGVITNIAEDHLGLDGIDTIEDLAFVKSLVIEAIKEDGAAVLNAADPMTPKILERVKTKVILFSKNKQDAKQYIGKNYTFVYLDKNNITIEDGKKIIAVTNIQNVPITLGGLIDCNVENTLTAVSALYALKIPVEIIKKGLNTFVENSGRFNMFDLDNVRVMLDYGHNPAGYEQVLKTCKKLDHNNLIGIIGMPGDRMNSAMQQVGKMCAECFDKIYIKEDLDLRGRQNGEVAKIFYDSIIEIGYSKDNVIIIEGEVDALKQALDDANKNDLIVCYYEKLEPLQKLLLDRGATKVKSFMMPVLI; encoded by the coding sequence ATGGCGACTGAACAAATAGAAATTTGCGATTTTACTATTTATAATACAAGAAATATATATAGCCACAGACCGGTTATGAAAATGGTTGTGGATATTGGTAAATACCATGATATTCCTACTAATAAAATTCCCGGTTTTAATGAAAGGCTTCTTGAAATAATGCCCGGCCTTAAGACAAATTTCTGCGGGCTCGGCTATGAAGGAGGTTTTCTTGACAGGCTTAATGAAGGCACTTATATTGCCCATGTGCTTGAGCATATGGTGCTTGAAATGCAGTATATGGTCGGTTATGATGTTCACTACGGTAAAACAAGGGTGATTGAAGAACCTTCGTTATACTATCTTGTATATGAGTTTCAGAATGAAGTTTGCGGTATCGAATGCGGCAAAGCATGCGTATATATTTTGAACTGTCTGCTGACTAATGAAAAAATAGACATCGAGGATTTTTTATATTATTTAAGAAAGGTGTCTCAAGACGCGGAACTCGGACCTAGTACTTCTGCTATCGTAGATGAGGCAAAAAATAGAGGAATACCGGTAACGCGCATTGGAAATGAAAGCCTTGTTAGACTAGGATATGGCAGGCATAGCAGAATTGTAGAATCTACACTTACAGACGCGACTTCCTGCATATCGGCTGATATTTCCTGCAACAAACAGCTTACAAAGTTTATTTTAAGTGAAAATCAAATACCAGTTCCAATAGGGAAAGTTGTTTACTCAGAAATATCGGCATTAGACGCAGCATCAAAAATAGGGATGCCTGTAGTTGTAAAACCGTTTGACGGGAACCAAGGTAAGGGCGTTCATCTAAACTTAAAAAACAAAGATGAAATAAAAGCGGCTTTCCGTGAAGCAAGTAAATTCAGTAAGGGGATCATTGTAGAGAAATACGTTAAAGGAAAAGATTTTAGGATCCTTGTTGTCGGAGACAAAGTTTGTGCAGCTGCAGAGCGGATTCCTGCCGGAGTTATCGGGGACGGGAAGCATACTGTTGCAGAACTGGTCGAATTAGTAAATGATGACCCCAGCAGGGGGGAACAGCATGAAAAGCCGCTGACTAAAATCAAGTTAGACAATGTATCGGTCAATGTTCTTAAGAAAAATGGTCTTACCGTTGATTCAGTTCCAGAAAACGCGCAGTTTGTTGCTTTGAGGGAGAACGGAAACTTAAGCACTGGCGGCATCGCTATCGACTGTACCGATATAATCCATCCTGACAACGCGGATATCGCGGTGCGAGCCGCGAACGCAATCGGAATAGACATTGCTGGTATCGATATAGTTACAGATGACATTTCAAAATCGATATTTGAAACAGGCGGAGTGGTCGTTGAGGTGAATACGGCCCCAGGAATAAGGATGCATCTGTATCCAAGCAAAGGAAAACCTCGTAATGTTGCAAAAGAAATAATTAATTTATTATTTCCTGATGAAAATACGACAAGGTTTCCGATTGTATCGGTAACAGGTACCAACGGCAAAACAACGGTATCGCGGTTGATACAGCATGTTTTGTCCATTGCAGGATTGTCCGTCGGTCTTACCAGTACAAGCGGGACTTATATAAATCGGAAATGTATTTGCAAAGGCGATAATTCCGGACCAAGAAGTGCCCGTTCTCTGCTTGCAAATAAAAATATAGATGCAGCAGTTTTAGAGACTGCACGAGGGGGGCTAGTCAGAGAGGGACTTGGATATGATTTAGCCGATGTCGGAGTAATTACAAACATTGCAGAAGACCATCTGGGTCTTGATGGTATTGATACGATTGAAGACTTGGCGTTTGTCAAATCCCTCGTTATCGAGGCAATCAAGGAAGACGGTGCCGCTGTTTTAAATGCCGCTGATCCAATGACCCCGAAAATATTAGAAAGAGTAAAAACAAAAGTAATTTTATTTTCCAAAAACAAACAGGATGCAAAGCAATATATAGGTAAAAACTACACATTTGTTTATCTGGATAAAAATAATATAACCATCGAAGACGGCAAAAAAATAATTGCAGTTACAAATATACAAAATGTTCCGATAACTCTCGGAGGCTTGATCGATTGCAACGTTGAAAACACATTGACGGCGGTTTCTGCTCTTTATGCACTTAAAATTCCGGTAGAGATAATTAAAAAAGGGTTAAATACCTTCGTAGAAAACTCAGGACGATTTAATATGTTCGATCTTGATAATGTCCGGGTAATGCTGGATTATGGACACAATCCGGCAGGCTATGAACAGGTATTAAAAACATGTAAAAAACTGGATCACAATAACTTGATCGGCATAATAGGAATGCCGGGAGACCGTATGAACTCAGCGATGCAGCAGGTTGGGAAAATGTGTGCCGAGTGCTTTGACAAAATATATATTAAGGAAGATCTTGATTTAAGAGGCAGACAAAATGGCGAAGTTGCAAAAATATTCTATGATTCCATAATCGAAATCGGATATTCAAAAGATAATGTAATAATTATAGAAGGCGAAGTTGACGCTCTTAAACAAGCGCTTGATGATGCTAATAAAAACGACTTAATCGTTTGTTATTATGAAAAATTAGAACCGCTTCAGAAATTATTGCTTGACAGAGGAGCGACAAAAGTTAAATCATTTATGATGCCAGTGCTAATATAA
- a CDS encoding cyanophycinase, producing the protein MEEKTRGYLVIIGGAEDKKGDSVILKQAPSMLSENDVLTVLTTATEKPKETGQNYHEVFQRLGVKNIQILNINSRDDADSEEYCEKLRNSKCVFMTGGDQLRITSILGGTLAWTELKKIYENEGIIMGTSAGASVMSSTMIVQGNDNEPARKCTLKMAPGLGLIGGVIIDQHFDQRGRFGRLLCGVAENPDVIGIGIDEDTSIKLFPDMHFEIIGSNAVTIIDGKSIQCSNVSELKQDEILAIMGVTVHVLPQGFGFDLNNRKVLRLKNGD; encoded by the coding sequence ATGGAGGAAAAAACGAGAGGCTATCTTGTTATTATTGGTGGTGCTGAAGATAAAAAGGGAGACAGCGTAATATTAAAACAAGCGCCCTCTATGCTTTCAGAAAATGATGTGTTGACGGTTTTAACAACTGCAACTGAAAAGCCTAAAGAAACAGGTCAAAATTATCATGAGGTTTTTCAAAGGCTGGGCGTTAAAAATATTCAGATTTTAAATATTAATTCACGTGATGACGCAGACAGTGAAGAATATTGTGAAAAACTTAGAAATTCAAAATGCGTATTTATGACGGGCGGTGATCAGCTTAGAATAACGAGTATTTTAGGTGGCACGCTTGCCTGGACGGAGCTCAAAAAAATATATGAAAATGAAGGAATCATAATGGGGACAAGCGCGGGAGCTTCAGTTATGAGTTCCACTATGATTGTTCAGGGAAACGACAATGAGCCGGCAAGAAAATGCACGCTTAAAATGGCCCCGGGGCTTGGGCTTATAGGCGGCGTTATAATAGATCAGCATTTTGACCAGCGGGGAAGGTTTGGCAGGCTTTTGTGCGGAGTTGCTGAAAATCCTGATGTAATCGGAATTGGTATTGATGAAGATACGTCAATTAAACTTTTTCCTGATATGCATTTTGAAATAATCGGTTCAAATGCAGTTACAATAATAGACGGAAAATCAATTCAATGTTCTAATGTTTCTGAACTTAAACAAGATGAAATCCTTGCAATTATGGGTGTTACGGTTCATGTACTTCCGCAGGGGTTTGGATTTGATCTTAATAATAGAAAGGTTTTGCGATTAAAAAATGGCGACTGA
- the iadA gene encoding beta-aspartyl-peptidase: MFTLLKNIECYYPKYAGKKNFLISFDKIYKILPAQDKCEINICDRIIDCEGLTAFPGLIDQHVHITGGGGEQGFGTRIKEIDIGEILMTGVTTVVGLLGADGYTRSLEVLYAKAKALELEGITTFIYSGSYEVPAVTLTGNIAKDLIFIDKVLGAGEIAISDHRSSQQDLNKMLELSSQTHLGGMIGGKAGVVHLHVGDGKSGLKILKDILNNSDLPIEMFVPTHVNRNPELFREAIEYCRSGGNIDLTAGEKVGIPVPEAIKTLIDQNVDISRVTVSSDANGGSPQGVAAKINVLFDDLKDCVVNKKINPEIFAVSTENVAKILKLYPRKGVLKENSDADILIIDSNFNVKMLFSMGKLLIENGCVTESISGG, from the coding sequence ATGTTTACCTTACTAAAAAATATAGAGTGTTACTATCCTAAGTATGCAGGCAAAAAGAATTTTTTAATATCATTTGATAAAATTTATAAAATTTTACCTGCCCAAGATAAATGTGAAATAAATATTTGCGACAGGATTATAGACTGCGAAGGATTAACCGCTTTCCCCGGGCTTATAGACCAGCATGTTCATATTACAGGAGGCGGCGGTGAACAGGGGTTTGGCACCAGGATTAAAGAGATAGATATTGGTGAAATATTAATGACCGGTGTTACGACAGTCGTTGGACTTCTTGGAGCTGACGGATATACACGAAGCCTTGAGGTTTTGTATGCCAAAGCGAAAGCTCTGGAGCTTGAGGGAATTACGACATTCATTTATTCCGGCAGCTATGAAGTTCCTGCAGTAACTTTAACGGGTAATATCGCAAAAGATTTGATCTTTATAGATAAAGTTTTGGGGGCAGGGGAAATAGCTATTTCCGACCATCGCTCGTCTCAGCAGGATTTGAATAAAATGCTTGAACTGTCATCTCAAACACACCTAGGAGGAATGATTGGCGGCAAGGCGGGGGTAGTACATCTGCACGTTGGAGACGGAAAGAGCGGTTTGAAAATTTTAAAGGATATTTTAAATAATTCTGATCTTCCGATTGAAATGTTTGTTCCAACGCACGTAAACAGAAACCCTGAATTATTCCGTGAGGCAATAGAGTATTGCAGGTCAGGCGGCAATATCGATCTTACTGCCGGCGAAAAAGTGGGTATACCTGTGCCAGAGGCAATAAAGACATTAATAGATCAAAATGTTGATATCTCAAGAGTTACAGTTAGTTCTGATGCCAACGGAGGGTCGCCTCAGGGTGTTGCGGCGAAAATAAATGTTTTATTTGATGATTTAAAAGATTGTGTTGTTAACAAAAAAATAAATCCTGAAATATTTGCTGTTTCAACTGAAAATGTTGCCAAAATTTTAAAGCTTTATCCTAGAAAAGGCGTACTTAAAGAAAACAGCGACGCTGATATCCTTATTATTGACAGCAATTTTAATGTTAAAATGCTATTCAGTATGGGTAAATTATTAATTGAGAATGGCTGTGTGACAGAAAGTATTTCGGGAGGATAG